A region of the Leopardus geoffroyi isolate Oge1 chromosome C2, O.geoffroyi_Oge1_pat1.0, whole genome shotgun sequence genome:
tacagagtgggagaaaatatttgtcaatcaGATGATAAGGGGCTAGTATTCAGGATATATAAGAACTCTCTACAACTCCACAGTAAAAagacaatctaattaaaaatgggcaaaacacaatgaatatttccccaaagaagacgtatagatgacaaataagcacatgaaaagatgctccaaaTCCTCAGTCATCAGCCAAATACTgatgaaaccacaatgagaaaccacttCATGTCTACTAGGACGGCTATAAAAAAATGAGGGACCGgcacaagtgttggagaggatgtggagacaatCGGAACCCATGTACATTGTCGctgtggaaagcagtttggcattTCATCAAAAATTACACATAGAATTACCAATGATTCCATTCCTGGGTATATGTatctaaaagaactgaaaacatttgtccacacaaaattaaaaaaaaattttttttgatgtttttatttatttttgagacagagacaaagcacgaactggggaggggcagagagagagggagacagaactgaagtgggctctgcctgacagcagagagcccaatgtggggctcgaactcacaagtgaTGAGatagatcctgacctgagctgaagtcagacactgactgAGCGCCCCCacacaaaaatttttatatgaatgttcatagcaacgtTGTCCATGATAGAGCAAAGGCCTCTCAACGGACGAagggataaacagaatgtggccCATCCACGCAACGGGATTGGTTCGGCCCCAGAGAGGAATGCTGTGCTGACACCTGCTGGAGTGTGGAGGCACCTCGGAAACAGCTGAGAGAAAGCCAGCCCAGCCCGAGGATCACCTGCTGCGTGGCTACACTtgcatgaaatgtccagaatagataCATCCATAAGGACAGGAAGTAGTTTGGTAGCTGCGGGGCTGCGGGGAGAGCGCTGTGTGACTGATAGTGGGTACAGGGTATCGCTTtgtgtgatgaaaatattttggaatttgatTGCGGTGATGGCTGTACAACTGTGAATATAGAAAAACATCTGAACTGCGTACTTTGAGAGACTCAGTTTTATAGGATGTGAATTGTAtctgaataaaaaacatttttaaatgatcggGGAAGCATTGTGCCCCATATGCCTCAGTTCCTTTGTCTGTGAGTGGGGTCTGAGGCCCCTTTGGGATCATGGTGAGGATGAATGAAGTCCCAGAGGGACCAGAAAACGCTCCTGGGGAAAGAAAGCGGATGCCGCCCCCCAGGATGCCTCGGAGGGCTCCGAATCCCCGTCAGGTGGTGCTCCTGGGAGGGGGCGTCTTGCCAGGAACCTCCCTCACCCGCTCACCTCCTGAGGTCCAGAGCTGTGTGGGGAGCCACTGCCCCTCTTGCCGCTCCAGCTGCTTGAGTGACACCAGATCACTTCCCGACACCCTCTGTGGCTCCGTTTCCCCGGCATTCCACCCCAGCATTTCTCCTGCGCCCTTGGAGCCCTGCACCCTCTCTGTTCCTATCCAACTTTCCCCACCCGGTGATCCTTTGGCTCCAGGGCCCCACGGCTCCGAGGCCTTCCTCGCAGGGTCTGCTGGGGGACAGGTGGCTCTGGGCCATCTGCATCCACACCCTTGtggcccctccttctccccacccccgcctgcaGAGCCACATGGACCGTGCCCCGTGCGCCTCGGTCATGGACTCCCCGCTCAGTGCCTGCAGGTGCGGCAGAGGGAGTGGAAGCACGGTCCCCTGCCCCCTCGGCCTGTCCTCTCTGGCTGTCCAGCCTGTCCTGGAAGGAGCTGAGAAGCCCGTGCTGACTGGCCGTTATGTGCTGGGAGGGGCTACCGTGTTCCCGTGGTGGGAGTGACCTGGCAGCTTTCTGGGACGAGCGGTTATGTGGACACAGTCACAGGAGGGGGCCAACTGTGCGGGTCACAGGTGTGGCTGGTCCTGGGGCTCCGCAGCGCTCGCGGCTCAGACGGCCACACGGGAGGCTCCCCTGGGCTGGCGTGGGGTGTCCTGAGTGTTGGAGCCCGAGCCTCCGGAGGGTGCAGTTGTGTGCGGGTAACAGGACCCAGTCCGTGCGTGCGCTGCCCGCCTGCTGGGCGGGCCCCGGGGGCTGCACCCGGCCGACGCCCCGGAGGGTCTGCATCGAGGTCAGGTTCGGAAAAGCCACAGGGGCTCTAGGAAAGGCTCTACGGATGGCTCTGTTATTGTGGATGAAAGAGCAGAGTGTGGAAGCGGCAGGGGTCTGGGGGCCCCGGTCAGGTGGAGGGGCCCCAGCGCAGAGGCTCTGCCTGACTCTGACGCAGGCCCCCTCACTTTGGGTCTCTCCATGTCAGATTCATCCGTCGGTAGTAAACTGGCAGGGTGTTTTTCAGAGAGCACAGGGTTTTGAGGGCGTGGCCGCCTAGCTGCTGCTCAATGAACAGAGGCTGCTGTAGGAGGGCAGATTTGGAAGCAGGTGTTGGCGGGGAGGGTGGCTGCTGGGCCTGGAAACATCAGGAAGACAGTTAGACAGGATCTCCTGCCCACCCAGCAATCCTCTCCACAAACTTCGGGAAGAGTTTCATTATCAAGTAAACATTAAACCAGCCTGTGATGCAGAGGCTGCCAAGACAGCCAGGCGGACCGGACCCGTTACATGGGGCACACATGTGTTGTCGAGTCACACGAGTTACACACGTGTCGTCGAGTCACTTGGATCACACACGTGTCGTCGAGTTACATAGGTCACGCGTGTTGTCGAGTCACACGGGGCACACACGTGTTGTCGAGTCACGAGTTACACGTGTTGTCGAGTCACATGGATCACGCGTGTTGTCGAGTCACACGAGTTACACACGTGTCGTCGAGTCACTTGGATCACACGTGTTGTCGAGTCACACGGGTCAGCGTGTTGCCGAGTCACACGGATCACGCGTCTTGTCGAGTCACACGGGGCACACACGTGTTGTCGAGTCACATGAGTTACACGTGTTGTCGAGTCACGTGGATCACGCGTGTTGTCGAGTCACATGGGTCAGCGTGTTGCCGAGTCACACGGATCACGTGTGTTGAGTCACATGGGGCACACGTGTTGTCGAGTCACACGGGGCACACACATGTTGAGTCACATGGGGCACACACGTGTTGTCGAGTCAACCTGCACCCCGCCCTCAGGAGATGAGGGGACACGCCTGCCTCGCCTCTCCCGACGCACCTGGTCAGAGGGGTGGGCCTTCCGGGAGGGCTTACTCTTGACCCAGGTGCCTGGCCAGAatcccctgggggaggggcaatgcaAAGAGTCCTGGGCTGTAAAACAAGCTCTCAGAGACGTTTCCGTCCATCTCAGGGCGACAGAGAGGACTCAGGATCACAGCTTTCTCAGGTGGCTctaagagggaaaagagaatagGTCTCTCTCCGTTTTGGTGACAGAAGAGTCaaggttttcttttccatttgtagtTGCCCTCACAGTGGAGGGCAGGGGAAGCGGCAGCAGGGGGGAGCGGGCCACGCGCCTTCATCACGCTTGGGCCCCTTGGGAAGCCCCGCCCAGGCCCCAGTGGCTTCACCCCAAACTTACAGCAGCTGCGTTTAGGTTGGTCCTTTTCTCCAAGTGGATCCTGGGGCACGGGCAGGAGGAAGGCGGGTGGCCCCCTGCCCGTCCGTGTCCTGGAGCCCCCGGCCTGGCTCACTGCCCCCGCTGCTCACAGAGATCCAGAGCTTCTCCAGCGCCGAGAAGGACGGGCGCATCGTCGGGGAGATCGCCTTCCAGCTGGACCGGCGCATCCTGGCCTATGTCTTCCCGGGAGTGACCAGGCTGTATGGCTTCACCGTGTCCAACATCCCTGAGAAGATCAAGCAGGTGTGCCTCTCCGCCCCAGGGTCCCCTCCCTGTCCTGgagtcccctccctgccccggggCCCCTGTCGCCCCCACCCACGCCCGTGCtgtgcccacccccaccacccccagacGTCCATCAAGTCCCTGGACGGGTCGGTGGACGAGAAGAAGCTTCGTGAGCTGACACACCGCTACCTGATGCTGACCGCGCGCCTGGAGAGGCTGGGTTACAACCGTGAGGTGCACCCGGTGTTCAGCGAGTTCCTCATCAACACCTACGGCATCCTGAAGCAGCGGCCCGACCTGCGCGCCGACCCGCTGCACAGCAGCCCGGCCGCGCTGCGCAAGCTGGTCATCGACGTGGTGCCGCCCAAGTTCCTGGGCGACGCGCTGCTGCTGCTCACCTGCCTGTGCGAGCTCTCCAAGGAGGACCGCAAGCCGCTCTTCGCCTGGTGAGCCCGCCCGCACCCGCCGCGCCTTGCCTGCAATAAACATGTTTGTTCCAAACCCGGGGGCCGCGTGCCTCCTGCGTGTCCCCTCCGGCCCCGGGGCAGGGGCCCAGTCTGCCGACAGGGCGCCCGGGGCCACAGGCGCCTCTCACCAACCGGGCCGCGCCCCGGGCACCCGGCCCGCCCGCCGCCCACCCCCGCGCGGCACTGTGGCACTTTATTAAAATCATCTGTTTTCCTGTGTACCTTTACCTTTGGCTCTTTGAAGGCGTGGAGGGCGTAGCAGGAGGTGCCTGCTGGTATTTGTGGAAAGAAGCCAGGACCGAGCCTGCAGGGCAGGGGGCTGTGGCTCTGGCCAGGCTCCCAGACCCTCCGGCCCTCAGGGCCTTCCCCACGACCCCATTACCATCCTCTGAGGTCTGTCTCCTCCCGTGGAAGGGCCAGTGGCTGGTTTCCCCAAACGGAGAGGCTGAGGCAAGGATCCGGATGCCGGGGGGACAGCAATAGAATCTGCAG
Encoded here:
- the SPATC1L gene encoding speriolin-like protein isoform X2; this encodes MAERSELMNRLMSENADLKKQVRLMKENQMLKRLLSESCQERCSLGSRDLLFPKAPAYPEDSSPGSAGADFGRFSGVPDAPSQLQTSSLEDLLCSHAPISSEDDASPGCATSSQDPLADKTLLEPREMVRPKKVCFSESSLPSGDRTRRSYYLNEIQSFSSAEKDGRIVGEIAFQLDRRILAYVFPGVTRLYGFTVSNIPEKIKQTSIKSLDGSVDEKKLRELTHRYLMLTARLERLGYNREVHPVFSEFLINTYGILKQRPDLRADPLHSSPAALRKLVIDVVPPKFLGDALLLLTCLCELSKEDRKPLFAW